In Ornithinibacter aureus, the genomic stretch CTCGTGAGCGGGCGACCTTCAACGAAGTGATGACGTCGGGAACACCTGGACGGCGATGAGGCGTTAGTGTCTCCCGTGGGTGCCGGACCGCGGCAGCCCCGGGTCCCAACATCAGCCGCTACGAGCGGCCACGCGCCGTGAGGCGCTCCCGGTCCGGCACCCGCACTCCTTGGTGGCATCCGCCCTCGTGACATGCAGAGGGCGCAGAATGCCGCCTCCTGTGCGTGTCACGAGCGCACCAGGGCCCGGCGCGAGCGCGACGGGAGGCCCGAGCGGTCCCCGGCTACCCGGCATCCGCAGAGACGTCCTACGCTGTCGCTGACTGATCGGCCCCTTCCCCGGAGACCATCTTGGGCATCCGCCTCACCCCGCAGGACCCGCACTTCTTCGAGCTCTACGCCGCTGCCGCGCGGCACCTCGTCGAGGGTGCGGGTGAGCTGACGGCGCTGCTCGGGGCATCGGCGGAGGAGCGCGAGCTGACCCTGAAGCGCATGCACGAGATCGAGGCGGCCTCGGGGGAGTCCACGCACGAGATCGTCCGCAAGGTCAACGGGTCGTTCGTGACCCCGTTCGACCGCACCGACATGCACGCGCTCGCCGTCGCCCTGCACACCTGCGTGGGGTTGATGGAGGCCGCCGTCGACCTCATCGTGCTGTACCGGGTCGACGAGGTGCTGCCACGGGTGGCCAAGCAGGTCGAGGTCATCTCGCGGATGGCTGAGATCACCGCCGACGCCATGACCCGGCTGCGCTCGATGAAGGGGCTCACGGCCTACTGGGTCGAGGTCGACCGGCTCGAGAACCGCGCAAACAAGGCCTACCGCCGCATGCTCGCCGAGCTGTTCAACACTCCCGGCGCAGACCCCATCACCGTGATGAAGCACAAGGACATCATCGACGCCCTCGAGGCGGCGGCCAACGGCTTCGAGGCGGTCGCGCTCAAGGTCGAGGCGATCGCCGTCCGGGAGTCCTGAGGCCCGTGGACTGGGTCCCCGTGGCGCTCGTCGTCGCCCTGGCGATGGGCTTCACGTACACGAACGGTTTCCACGACGCCGCGAACGCCATCGCGACCTCGGTGTCGACGCGGGCCCTGACCCCGAAGATCGCGCTCGGGCTGGCAGCGACCATGAACCTGCTCGGCGGGTTCGCCGGGGTCCGGGTGGCGCAGACCATCGGCGCGGACATCATCTCGGTGCCCATGGGGGGCGCCGGCGTGGCCGTGTGTGCCGCTGCCCTCGTGGGGGCGATCTGCTGGAACATGCTCACCTGGTGGCGAGGGATGCCGTCCTCCTCGTCGCACGCGCTCATCGGCGGGTTGGGCGGCGCGGCGCTCGCGGCCGGTGCGGCCGGCGCCACGGTGAAGTGGCAGAGCATCCTGGACAACGTTCTGGTGCCGATGCTGCTCTCGCCGGTGCTCGGCCTCCTCGGCGGGTTCGCCGTCATGACCGCGATCCTGTGGCTGTTCCGTCGGTCGGCCCCCGGGCCCACGGCGCGCGGCTTCCGCTATGCCCAGACGGTGTCGGCGGCCGCCATGGCCTTCGGCCACGGCATGCAGGATGCCGCGAAGACCGCCGGTGTCGTGGCCCTCACCCTCGTGGCGAGCGGGCACCGGTCACCGGACGACCTGTCGATCCCGTGGTGGGTCATCGCCTCGTCGGCCGTCGTGCTCGCCCTCGGGACGTACGCCGGGGGGTGGCGGATCATCCGCACCCTCGGCAGCCGCATCATCGACCTGACGCCGCCGCAGGGGTTCGCGGCCGAGGCGACGGCGGCGACGGTGCTCTACGTCGCGACCGCCACCGGTGCCCCGATCTCGACGACGCACGCGATCTCCTCGGCGATCGTGGGCGTCGGCGCGACCCGGTCGGCCAAGTCGGTGCGATGGGGGGTGGCGCGGTCGATCGTCATCGCCTGGGTGCTGACCTTCCCGGGCGCAGGCCTCGCCGCGGTGGTCGCCTACGAGCTGCTCACCCTGGTCACCTGAGGACCGGGGGGCCGGGGGCCGGGTGGGCCGCGATGCCTGCGCCGTCGGGCCCTGCGCCGTCAGGCGCGGGAGGAGAGCAGTCCGGCGATCTCATCGGGCTTCGGCACGCGCCCCGACACGACGACCTCCTCGTCGACGACGAGCCCCGGGTGCGCAGCACGCCGTAGCCGGCGATCTCGCCGTAGTCGGTGACCGACTCGATGGGCGCCTCGATGCCGAGACCGGCCAGGGCCGCCCGGACGTTCTTCTCGAGGGTGTGGCAGTTGTGGCAGCCGGGGCCGAGGACCTTGATGATCATCGCGGCATTCCTCTCTGGGTCGGGTGGGGTACGTCACGGGAAGAGGGCGTTGAACAGGTAGCCGATGACGATGATGCCGACCGCCACCGCGCCGAAGAAGGCTGCCAGCAGCGGCGGCCGGAGCACCCGGCGCAGCATGACGGCCTGCGGGATCGACAGGGCGATCGCACTCATCGTGATGGCCATGACGGTGCCGAGCGGCATGCCCTTGGACCACAGCGCCTCGGCGATCGGCACGACCCCGGCGCCGTTGACGTACAGGGGGACACCGGCGAGTGCGGCGACGATCACGCCCAAGGGGTTGTCGGCGCCGGCGTACGTGGCGAAGAAGTCCTCGGGCACCCAGCCGTGGATGGCGGCACCGATCGCGACACCGACGACGACCCAGACCCACACGGAGGTGATGACGTCACGCGACTCCCCGACGGCCGCGTCGACCCGTTCGGCGAGGGTGGGGACGCGTCCCTGCGCCCGCAGCCGGGTGATCCGCGTCGCGAAGACCATGTCCTCGACCCACCGGTCGAGGTCGAACCTGGAGAAGACCCAGCCGATCGCCAGGGCGATCGCGGACCCGGCCGCGACGTACGCGGCCGCGATGCCCCAGCCGAACTGGTCGCCGATCATGATCGCGGCGACTTCGCTCA encodes the following:
- a CDS encoding DUF47 domain-containing protein — encoded protein: MGIRLTPQDPHFFELYAAAARHLVEGAGELTALLGASAEERELTLKRMHEIEAASGESTHEIVRKVNGSFVTPFDRTDMHALAVALHTCVGLMEAAVDLIVLYRVDEVLPRVAKQVEVISRMAEITADAMTRLRSMKGLTAYWVEVDRLENRANKAYRRMLAELFNTPGADPITVMKHKDIIDALEAAANGFEAVALKVEAIAVRES
- a CDS encoding inorganic phosphate transporter, with amino-acid sequence MDWVPVALVVALAMGFTYTNGFHDAANAIATSVSTRALTPKIALGLAATMNLLGGFAGVRVAQTIGADIISVPMGGAGVAVCAAALVGAICWNMLTWWRGMPSSSSHALIGGLGGAALAAGAAGATVKWQSILDNVLVPMLLSPVLGLLGGFAVMTAILWLFRRSAPGPTARGFRYAQTVSAAAMAFGHGMQDAAKTAGVVALTLVASGHRSPDDLSIPWWVIASSAVVLALGTYAGGWRIIRTLGSRIIDLTPPQGFAAEATAATVLYVATATGAPISTTHAISSAIVGVGATRSAKSVRWGVARSIVIAWVLTFPGAGLAAVVAYELLTLVT
- a CDS encoding thioredoxin family protein; protein product: MIIKVLGPGCHNCHTLEKNVRAALAGLGIEAPIESVTDYGEIAGYGVLRTRGSSSTRRSSCRGACRSPMRSPDCSPPAPDGAGPDGAGIAAHPAPGPPVLR
- a CDS encoding permease; protein product: MRVPTSIANRPRTEPVLWLGLALAAVAWGVLWWANERFWTWLLGDLGGLDLGTRLGGGIHFFLYDTVKIFLLLAGLMFVVGMLRASLDLERARDYLAGKGLFTGLVLAVVLGAVTPFCSCSSIPLFIGFVAAGIPLSITLTFLIASPLVSEVAAIMIGDQFGWGIAAAYVAAGSAIALAIGWVFSRFDLDRWVEDMVFATRITRLRAQGRVPTLAERVDAAVGESRDVITSVWVWVVVGVAIGAAIHGWVPEDFFATYAGADNPLGVIVAALAGVPLYVNGAGVVPIAEALWSKGMPLGTVMAITMSAIALSIPQAVMLRRVLRPPLLAAFFGAVAVGIIVIGYLFNALFP